The following coding sequences are from one Methanosarcina sp. WWM596 window:
- a CDS encoding RNB domain-containing ribonuclease, translating to MLRGITIDDATTRDMDDAIWVEITENRGWHVVVMIADVAKTVPPYSELDRLAMSRVETRYYAKGNSPMLPRRLADEKLSLWPGESKYVLAVDIILGEDLSILETRLSWTGMTSEARLAFSDIPRILSDQEHPQHTLIKLASQLAKGLLTQRRNCGALAFYDLNRGLVTSEEGSLRQLRHRDDTIGYVIIQELMILANMTVAEYAVINDIPILFRNHTARNATPERVDLLKLLESTAVVPEINIAAIRHTTYMMFNRAEYSSAILGHFGLNLGMYTHFTSPIRRYADLVNHRQIRAHIRNEPLPYSKEEIQAIASHVNLARLENDRSKSEYMKEKAYRKAESTIQRNRIEDASDSDFERITKFLIRKGEDCPEAYYDAFRKRLGNLPIICAGLVLLQAPDGERWTELKRTLLEEMATVPHKATSIFDIAQHIAGWQMPVFEVDETTRGNLPVFTARSTIRVDNEKYQSAAYEDLTKKGAVQRTYVDLLAVILGLPAPDLKIKIADPPASKEKMTINTSKDPIFALQEYCQAKKLPLPAYSFKTDGPTNKPIFTCTCTFGSLTSTEKAGNKKRAKRLAARAMIYTLVPEN from the coding sequence ATGCTCAGAGGCATTACGATCGATGATGCGACAACCCGGGACATGGATGATGCAATCTGGGTGGAAATCACGGAAAACCGTGGATGGCACGTCGTGGTCATGATCGCGGATGTTGCAAAGACTGTTCCCCCGTATTCAGAGCTTGATCGACTTGCGATGTCTCGGGTTGAGACCAGGTATTATGCAAAAGGTAACAGCCCAATGTTGCCCCGGCGGCTCGCAGACGAGAAGCTTTCCCTGTGGCCGGGAGAGTCGAAGTATGTCCTTGCCGTGGATATTATTCTTGGCGAGGACCTATCGATCCTTGAAACAAGGCTTTCGTGGACTGGGATGACCAGTGAAGCCCGACTCGCATTTTCTGACATCCCCCGCATTCTCTCTGATCAAGAGCACCCGCAGCATACTCTCATCAAACTAGCAAGCCAGCTCGCGAAAGGTCTTTTGACGCAGCGTCGCAACTGTGGAGCACTGGCATTCTACGACTTGAATCGAGGGCTGGTGACGAGTGAAGAAGGGTCGCTGCGGCAGCTGAGACATAGGGATGATACCATTGGTTATGTTATCATCCAGGAGCTGATGATTCTAGCTAACATGACCGTAGCAGAGTATGCGGTCATAAATGACATTCCTATCCTTTTCCGTAACCATACAGCCAGGAACGCTACCCCTGAGCGGGTGGACTTGTTGAAGCTGCTTGAAAGCACGGCTGTCGTCCCTGAAATAAACATAGCTGCTATCAGGCATACCACGTACATGATGTTCAACAGAGCGGAATACAGCTCTGCCATCCTGGGCCATTTTGGACTGAACCTCGGAATGTATACCCACTTTACATCGCCCATCCGAAGGTATGCTGATCTCGTGAACCACCGGCAGATCCGGGCACATATCCGGAATGAACCTTTGCCCTATTCTAAAGAGGAGATTCAGGCAATTGCATCGCACGTCAACCTGGCACGCCTCGAAAACGACAGGTCTAAAAGTGAGTACATGAAGGAAAAGGCGTATAGAAAAGCTGAGTCGACCATTCAGAGGAATCGGATCGAGGATGCAAGCGATTCAGACTTTGAACGCATCACCAAATTTCTTATCCGCAAAGGGGAGGATTGCCCTGAGGCTTATTACGATGCTTTCCGGAAACGCCTTGGAAATCTGCCTATCATCTGCGCAGGGCTGGTACTCCTGCAGGCTCCTGATGGTGAAAGATGGACCGAACTTAAAAGAACATTGCTGGAGGAAATGGCAACTGTTCCTCACAAGGCAACTTCGATCTTCGACATTGCACAACATATAGCAGGCTGGCAGATGCCCGTATTCGAAGTGGATGAAACTACCCGGGGCAACCTGCCGGTATTCACTGCCCGGAGCACCATCAGAGTAGATAACGAAAAGTACCAGTCTGCCGCATACGAGGACTTGACAAAGAAAGGTGCTGTTCAGCGGACATACGTAGACCTGCTAGCAGTTATTCTAGGCTTACCCGCTCCAGACTTGAAGATCAAAATAGCAGATCCACCTGCCAGTAAGGAAAAAATGACGATTAACACATCAAAAGACCCGATTTTTGCCCTGCAGGAGTATTGTCAGGCAAAGAAACTCCCCTTGCCAGCTTATTCGTTTAAGACAGATGGCCCTACCAATAAGCCAATTTTCACCTGCACCTGCACCTTTGGCTCCTTGACCAGCACCGAAAAGGCGGGAAACAAGAAAAGGGCAAAACGGCTAGCTGCCAGGGCGATGATCTACACTTTAGTGCCCGAAAATTGA
- a CDS encoding SAVED domain-containing protein, which yields MKNNYFEIKTLWKIIIKKKYELIIGLLSLLVYLLTDLHYAGKIAILIVVLGTVGLMVKDAQKINNLEKEKHIPLMVIVGKNDSERNSMISSVLQAMETHGFNEETFEKEFGLERDDWVIRGESILSENPKEWEKLVHKFEDKLNRLGEKLKGHKVYHIFLQGPVVLAAGMGAIMGTKYEVVLYQYSPGTGKNPYQSLIDFHSMRESNPEGVHVLKSRVNPANKFFDTIESCTGSPDMIISIFAATHDPKGDVEKAIEVKTCKKSYSVMHLRSKTPGTLSNNSDWIEVTRELATIILSQVSRKDIKNTRLCISAPIVISFALGMALGIHSPISLCNWFHDKQRYYTVLNLNKLNRSNE from the coding sequence ATGAAAAATAATTATTTTGAAATCAAAACTCTCTGGAAAATTATCATAAAGAAAAAGTACGAATTAATTATTGGTTTACTTAGTCTTCTTGTTTATTTACTTACTGACCTCCATTATGCAGGTAAGATAGCTATACTAATTGTTGTCTTGGGCACCGTAGGGTTGATGGTAAAAGATGCACAGAAAATAAATAACCTGGAAAAGGAAAAGCATATTCCTCTGATGGTTATTGTAGGGAAAAATGACAGCGAGAGAAATTCGATGATTTCTTCTGTGCTGCAAGCTATGGAAACGCACGGTTTCAACGAAGAGACTTTTGAAAAGGAATTTGGGCTTGAGAGAGATGACTGGGTAATAAGGGGCGAAAGTATTCTGTCTGAAAATCCAAAGGAATGGGAAAAACTTGTTCACAAATTTGAAGACAAGCTCAATAGACTCGGAGAAAAACTAAAAGGGCACAAAGTGTATCACATTTTCCTTCAAGGTCCTGTTGTTCTGGCTGCCGGTATGGGTGCAATAATGGGTACAAAATACGAGGTAGTTTTATATCAGTATAGTCCTGGGACGGGAAAAAATCCTTATCAATCTCTTATTGATTTTCACTCGATGCGTGAATCCAATCCAGAAGGTGTTCATGTTTTAAAATCCCGGGTAAATCCAGCAAACAAATTTTTTGATACAATAGAGAGCTGCACAGGGTCCCCCGATATGATTATATCCATTTTTGCTGCCACACATGATCCAAAAGGAGATGTAGAAAAAGCGATAGAGGTGAAAACATGTAAAAAATCATATTCAGTCATGCATTTGAGGAGCAAAACACCAGGAACTTTATCAAATAATAGTGACTGGATTGAAGTCACCAGAGAGCTTGCTACTATTATACTGAGTCAGGTCTCAAGAAAAGATATAAAAAACACCAGGTTGTGCATAAGTGCCCCAATTGTAATTAGTTTTGCATTGGGAATGGCCTTGGGCATCCATTCTCCTATATCCCTCTGCAACTGGTTCCACGATAAGCAAAGGTATTACACCGTTTTGAACCTTAATAAATTGAACAGATCTAATGAGTAA
- the csx19 gene encoding CRISPR-associated protein Csx19 codes for MVPEISKLKCEINPKIITSDFEANVLGWLEKQAKDYELKWLLVHADDGVIWGELRNDKLHLSSDLFGPKLRTKTLQMARLFGFNGELFVWKTDNCIWQARLIKDLEGDDNEYFDETMLLWGTKYKKSKDGFYLWEHGSEGLRHAPPVSKKEDLKLKVRRYIDYDEDGQAYVNFSRLVFLGANVREEVA; via the coding sequence ATGGTACCAGAGATCTCAAAGCTAAAATGTGAAATAAATCCGAAAATCATTACTTCAGATTTTGAGGCTAATGTTCTAGGATGGTTGGAGAAACAGGCTAAAGATTATGAGCTAAAATGGTTGCTGGTTCATGCTGATGATGGCGTAATATGGGGTGAATTAAGAAATGATAAGCTTCATCTCTCATCAGATTTATTTGGGCCTAAATTGAGAACCAAAACCCTTCAGATGGCAAGATTGTTTGGTTTTAACGGGGAATTATTTGTCTGGAAAACAGACAATTGTATTTGGCAAGCTCGTTTAATTAAAGACCTCGAAGGAGATGATAACGAGTACTTTGACGAAACCATGCTCTTGTGGGGAACTAAGTATAAAAAGAGCAAGGATGGTTTTTACTTATGGGAACACGGATCAGAAGGATTACGTCATGCTCCACCAGTTAGTAAAAAAGAAGATTTGAAACTCAAAGTACGCCGTTATATCGATTACGATGAAGATGGTCAAGCATATGTAAACTTTAGCAGATTGGTATTTCTGGGAGCAAATGTTAGAGAAGAGGTGGCTTAA
- a CDS encoding IS5 family transposase, whose amino-acid sequence MVTRKNGHDYEISDEFWTKIKPLLPFPKPKKKPGRPRKDDKRILSGIFYLLRTGCQWKALPRFYGAPSTVHDRFQEWQRSGLFENMWKAGLVEYDNQNGLEWEWQAIDGAMTKAPLGGAGTGANPTDRGKKGTKRSLLTDGKGIPLSVTVDGANRHDKKLVKETLDAIIFERPSQDDVIQNICMDKGYDFPDIRELVKEYGYTAHIKSRGEENIRIEIPGFRARRWVVERTHSWINRFRRMLIRWEKKIENYFAMLHFACAWITFRAAGLFG is encoded by the coding sequence GTGGTAACACGAAAAAACGGACATGACTACGAGATTTCTGATGAATTCTGGACTAAAATCAAACCATTATTACCTTTCCCTAAACCCAAAAAGAAGCCTGGACGACCTCGAAAAGATGATAAGAGAATACTGAGTGGTATTTTTTATCTTCTTCGTACTGGTTGCCAATGGAAGGCGTTGCCACGCTTTTATGGAGCTCCAAGCACTGTCCATGATCGGTTTCAGGAATGGCAAAGATCAGGGTTATTTGAGAATATGTGGAAAGCTGGTCTAGTGGAGTATGATAATCAAAACGGATTAGAGTGGGAGTGGCAAGCAATTGACGGTGCTATGACAAAAGCTCCACTAGGTGGAGCTGGGACCGGAGCTAATCCAACTGATCGTGGCAAAAAAGGTACAAAAAGGAGTCTGTTAACAGATGGTAAAGGTATACCACTATCGGTTACTGTTGATGGAGCAAATCGTCACGATAAAAAGCTTGTAAAAGAGACTTTAGATGCCATTATTTTTGAAAGACCGTCTCAAGATGATGTTATTCAGAATATATGTATGGATAAAGGATATGATTTTCCTGATATCAGAGAATTAGTTAAAGAATATGGTTATACTGCCCATATCAAAAGCCGTGGAGAGGAAAACATAAGAATAGAGATACCAGGTTTTAGGGCAAGAAGATGGGTTGTGGAAAGGACACATTCTTGGATAAACAGATTCAGAAGAATGCTTATTAGATGGGAAAAGAAAATTGAGAATTACTTTGCGATGCTTCATTTCGCATGCGCATGGATAACATTCAGAGCAGCGGGACTTTTCGGATAG
- a CDS encoding PGF-pre-PGF domain-containing protein → MGNNGIKKHRGVILTAKRIFFILFTLALILQVISGSTSAATFSADEPLVPLEKHQDSTLEPTPEPTPEPTSDTTDTTDSTDSMDSTDSMDSTDSTDSTDSTDSTDSTDSTDSTDSTDSTDSTDSTDSTDSTDSTDSTDSTDSTDSTDSTDSTDSTDSTDSTDSTDSTDSTDSTDSTDSTDSTDSTDSTDSTDSTDSTDSTDSTDSTDSTDSTDSTDSTDSTDSTDSTDSTDSTDSTDSTDSTDSTDSTDSTDSTDSTDSTDSTDSTDSTDSTDSTDSTDSTDSTDSTDSTDSTDSTSTPTPIASPEDSGSSGKSSSGGSSGSGGVSHEPANNIEVSEFSKVFIKNGDAVRFEFAKGATCVVYVGFDSVENVGKTTTTVEQLKVKSTLVSDLPDGEVYKSFNVWVGTAGYSTSKKIKNPVLSFRVEKAWVQEEHIDPASIVLNRYKEQTWEQLPTNLTGQNDKYLYFISEVPGYASFAITGNDSQQISEESTQISAESRSMGKLENPKETESKKDRNTVLSVVIVVVALAVAGIILKSMKK, encoded by the coding sequence GTGGGCAATAACGGAATAAAAAAACACAGGGGTGTTATTCTGACTGCAAAAAGGATATTCTTCATTTTATTTACATTAGCTCTTATACTTCAGGTTATTTCGGGCAGTACGTCTGCTGCAACTTTTTCTGCTGATGAGCCTCTGGTGCCTCTGGAGAAGCACCAGGATTCTACTCTAGAACCTACGCCAGAACCTACCCCCGAACCAACTTCTGATACAACTGATACAACAGATTCAACAGATTCAATGGATTCAACAGATTCAATGGATTCAACGGATTCAACGGATTCAACGGATTCAACGGATTCAACAGATTCAACGGATTCAACAGATTCAACAGATTCAACAGATTCAACAGATTCAACGGATTCAACAGATTCAACAGATTCAACAGATTCAACAGATTCAACGGATTCAACAGATTCAACGGATTCAACAGATTCAACAGATTCAACAGATTCAACAGATTCAACAGATTCAACAGATTCAACAGATTCAACAGATTCAACAGATTCAACGGATTCAACAGATTCAACAGATTCAACAGATTCAACGGATTCAACAGATTCAACAGATTCAACAGATTCAACAGATTCAACGGATTCAACAGATTCAACAGATTCAACAGATTCAACGGATTCAACAGATTCAACAGATTCAACAGATTCAACGGATTCAACAGATTCAACGGATTCAACAGATTCAACGGATTCAACAGATTCAACGGATTCAACAGATTCAACAGATTCAACAGATTCAACAGATTCAACAGATTCAACAGATTCAACAGATTCAACAGATTCAACAGATTCAACGGATTCAACAGATTCAACGGATTCAACAGATTCAACGGATTCAACGGATTCAACAGATTCAACGGATTCAACCTCAACACCAACCCCTATAGCTTCCCCTGAGGACAGTGGAAGCAGCGGTAAGAGCAGCAGTGGTGGTAGTAGTGGTAGCGGTGGTGTGTCTCATGAACCTGCAAATAATATTGAAGTAAGTGAGTTTTCAAAGGTATTCATTAAAAACGGTGATGCTGTCAGGTTTGAATTTGCAAAGGGTGCAACCTGTGTTGTGTATGTGGGCTTTGATTCAGTTGAAAACGTAGGCAAGACCACAACCACTGTTGAGCAATTAAAGGTCAAGTCCACGCTTGTATCAGACCTGCCTGATGGAGAGGTCTACAAATCCTTTAATGTGTGGGTAGGAACCGCCGGATATTCAACCTCAAAGAAAATAAAAAATCCTGTCCTGAGTTTCAGGGTAGAAAAGGCATGGGTCCAGGAAGAACATATAGATCCTGCTTCTATAGTGCTTAACAGGTACAAAGAACAAACCTGGGAGCAGTTGCCAACCAATTTGACAGGACAGAACGATAAGTATCTGTACTTCATTTCAGAAGTTCCGGGTTATGCATCTTTTGCGATTACCGGCAATGACTCACAGCAGATCTCGGAAGAAAGCACTCAGATTTCTGCTGAAAGCAGATCCATGGGCAAACTGGAAAATCCCAAAGAAACAGAGTCTAAGAAGGACAGAAATACCGTACTTAGTGTTGTGATCGTGGTTGTAGCTCTGGCAGTAGCCGGGATTATATTAAAAAGCATGAAAAAATAA
- a CDS encoding cupin domain-containing protein, producing MKGFSIDIEEATLENNNFRKVLYTSKHSQLVLMSLKPGEDIGMEVHEENDQFFRFEAGQGKCIIDGNEYELSDGVAVVVPAGAQHNVINTSKTEDLKLYTIYSPAHHKDGIVRATKEEAEANEAEFDGVTTE from the coding sequence ATGAAAGGATTTTCTATTGATATCGAAGAAGCCACTCTGGAAAACAACAATTTCCGTAAGGTACTCTATACTTCAAAGCACAGCCAGCTCGTACTTATGAGCCTCAAGCCCGGGGAAGACATTGGAATGGAAGTCCATGAAGAAAACGACCAGTTTTTCCGTTTCGAGGCAGGCCAGGGAAAGTGCATAATTGACGGCAATGAGTATGAGCTGAGTGACGGGGTTGCAGTTGTAGTGCCAGCCGGTGCGCAACACAATGTTATCAACACCTCGAAAACAGAGGATCTGAAACTCTATACGATCTATTCCCCAGCACACCACAAGGATGGAATCGTGCGCGCCACGAAGGAAGAAGCCGAAGCCAATGAAGCAGAATTCGATGGTGTGACCACGGAATAA
- a CDS encoding acyltransferase has translation MAGKITYLDGLRGIAAVNVMIMHFFVALAPAMAYGTELPSHFGNLDKLFSGTPLGLIGAGNFSVCIFFVLSGYVLTQKYFKTKENGVIISSAVRRYLRLFIPVFASVMLSYLLASAGLYRYYLETMVISAGSNYRDYWAFTPDIVEAVKQALWGSFFVGGKMSYNPVLWTMKIEFFGSMFVFAMALLFGSLRNRWTFYLAAIVLFHNSYYLAFTIGMVFADTFNNKTPEFKKGNQIILSIVLILGLFLGSYPMSPVKADSLYSFLNTGFFKTPTVTYHIIGAGMIMYALLNSRRMQNFFSSPVPVFLGKISYSLYLVHFLVISSFTCAVFLALYPVLPYGAAVLISCFLSLFIIIPLSYLFYKYVDTTGVELSKLFYNWLVSSCGRGGAEHMKQEHLSSAIFTIYNKFFK, from the coding sequence ATGGCCGGGAAGATCACCTACCTTGATGGGCTGCGTGGCATAGCTGCGGTTAATGTTATGATAATGCATTTTTTTGTCGCATTAGCTCCGGCGATGGCATATGGTACTGAATTGCCCTCACATTTCGGAAACCTTGATAAACTTTTTTCGGGCACACCCCTGGGATTAATTGGCGCTGGAAACTTTTCAGTGTGCATCTTCTTTGTCCTTAGCGGCTATGTATTAACCCAGAAGTATTTTAAAACAAAGGAAAACGGTGTAATTATAAGCAGCGCAGTGCGCCGATATCTCAGATTATTTATTCCGGTATTTGCATCAGTAATGCTCTCTTACTTACTGGCATCAGCCGGATTATACCGTTATTATCTCGAAACTATGGTGATTTCTGCAGGCAGCAATTACCGCGACTACTGGGCCTTTACACCAGATATCGTCGAGGCGGTTAAACAGGCTTTGTGGGGATCTTTTTTTGTAGGCGGTAAGATGTCCTACAACCCGGTTTTATGGACGATGAAAATAGAATTTTTCGGGTCGATGTTCGTTTTTGCAATGGCATTACTGTTCGGATCACTGCGCAACCGCTGGACATTCTATCTTGCCGCAATCGTGCTTTTCCACAACTCTTACTATCTTGCTTTTACAATAGGAATGGTGTTCGCCGACACGTTCAACAATAAGACGCCGGAATTTAAAAAAGGTAATCAAATAATATTGTCTATTGTACTGATTTTGGGACTGTTTCTCGGGTCGTACCCTATGAGCCCTGTGAAAGCCGATTCCTTATACTCTTTTCTCAATACCGGCTTCTTCAAAACACCAACGGTGACCTATCATATCATAGGTGCCGGCATGATAATGTATGCCTTATTGAACAGCCGACGGATGCAAAACTTTTTTTCGTCCCCTGTGCCGGTGTTCCTCGGAAAAATTTCCTACTCTCTGTACCTGGTACATTTCCTGGTGATAAGCAGTTTCACCTGTGCAGTGTTCCTCGCCCTGTATCCGGTATTGCCATATGGAGCGGCTGTTTTAATATCGTGCTTCCTGTCACTATTTATAATAATTCCATTGAGCTATCTTTTTTATAAGTACGTAGACACAACAGGTGTGGAATTATCAAAGCTCTTTTACAATTGGCTGGTCAGTTCTTGCGGACGCGGCGGTGCCGAACACATGAAGCAGGAACATCTATCAAGCGCTATTTTTACAATATATAACAAATTCTTCAAATAA
- a CDS encoding TIGR03986 family CRISPR-associated RAMP protein, with the protein MIPKHSNPNSKNRTSHAPYNFIPLPEKVVTVDSNIDQDVYSTNQEEHTIHTGYIECKMTTETPLYIRCPMSISFFSEHGDKKFHELDDDQKNERARFFHLENKNCPVIPGSSLRGMVRTLVEIAGYGKMQWVSDKNLVYRAVGDTSSLGDYYRTKLLGINKINDVENNKEYKYNAKYLKYFFDYPSENVRGGYLKKKQSNWYIQPARKINGETFVHIDYNVAQTVNCGKRNFKQGYNKKDLVEIFIKPPRNRVVPKRSNENLALKLAIVHEKSDISQNKKEGFEKAVIVRSGHMGGKTEKHMHCAIYEADPDEELILIPNQIWSLYSEDKDIPRGIPNRPLTEDGDPLFYLVDENENLVFFGPTMMFRLPYDKSIISFVPEELRKEDEIDISEAIFGYTHEKNSLAGRVSFTDARVESAKEGIWLTEEPITPKILSAPKPTCFQHYLVQDLKQKHNPNKKSELAHYATPTNETVIRGHKMYWNRGEINLKDIKESDDENIENSKSHTKIKPIKPGVTFSFRIYFENLRDFELGAILWVLTLPGEKGTEYRHKLGMGKPYGMGTVKIESELYKTQRTERYQKLFEKDSWFEAVKKVPNESRNSLIKTFEKYVLNQIDEEENQLNKVERIKMLLKMMEWMGPNTDLTKYLQINPVNEYKKRPVLPDPLNISPLQNRRI; encoded by the coding sequence ATGATTCCCAAGCATTCAAATCCTAATTCTAAAAACCGTACATCTCATGCACCTTATAACTTTATACCTTTGCCTGAAAAAGTAGTAACTGTTGATAGTAACATAGACCAAGACGTTTATAGTACGAATCAGGAAGAACATACCATCCATACCGGATATATTGAATGTAAAATGACAACAGAAACCCCATTGTATATTCGTTGCCCTATGTCTATTTCCTTTTTCAGTGAACATGGAGATAAAAAATTCCACGAACTGGATGATGATCAAAAAAATGAACGTGCTCGATTTTTCCATCTGGAAAATAAAAACTGTCCTGTAATTCCTGGAAGTAGTTTACGTGGAATGGTTAGGACGTTAGTTGAGATTGCAGGTTACGGAAAAATGCAGTGGGTATCGGATAAAAATCTTGTATATCGTGCTGTTGGAGATACAAGTAGTCTAGGCGATTATTATCGGACCAAATTATTAGGAATAAATAAAATTAATGATGTAGAGAACAATAAAGAATATAAATACAATGCGAAATATTTGAAATATTTTTTTGATTACCCGTCAGAAAATGTTCGTGGTGGGTATTTGAAGAAAAAACAATCCAATTGGTACATACAACCAGCTCGTAAAATAAATGGTGAAACTTTTGTTCATATTGACTATAATGTTGCACAGACTGTTAACTGTGGAAAACGTAATTTTAAACAAGGTTACAATAAAAAAGACCTAGTTGAAATATTTATAAAACCTCCTAGAAACAGAGTAGTCCCTAAAAGATCAAATGAAAATTTAGCATTGAAACTTGCCATTGTTCACGAGAAATCAGATATAAGCCAAAATAAAAAAGAAGGTTTTGAAAAAGCTGTAATTGTACGCAGTGGGCATATGGGGGGTAAAACAGAAAAACACATGCACTGTGCAATTTATGAGGCAGATCCTGATGAAGAATTGATTTTAATTCCTAATCAAATCTGGTCACTTTATTCAGAAGACAAAGATATTCCCCGTGGAATCCCAAATCGCCCTTTAACTGAAGATGGAGACCCACTATTCTATCTTGTTGATGAAAATGAGAATCTGGTTTTTTTTGGTCCAACAATGATGTTTAGATTACCTTACGATAAATCAATTATTAGCTTCGTCCCAGAAGAATTGAGAAAAGAAGATGAAATAGATATTTCTGAAGCTATTTTTGGATACACTCATGAAAAGAATTCTTTGGCAGGAAGAGTTTCCTTTACAGATGCGCGAGTAGAATCAGCCAAAGAGGGGATATGGCTAACAGAAGAACCAATAACTCCAAAAATCCTCTCAGCTCCTAAACCAACATGTTTCCAACACTATTTAGTTCAAGATTTGAAACAAAAACATAATCCTAACAAAAAATCTGAATTAGCTCATTATGCCACACCTACCAATGAAACTGTAATTCGTGGTCACAAAATGTATTGGAACCGAGGTGAAATAAACTTAAAGGATATCAAAGAATCAGATGATGAAAATATTGAAAATTCTAAATCTCATACTAAAATTAAACCCATAAAGCCTGGAGTTACTTTTTCATTCCGCATCTATTTTGAAAATCTAAGGGATTTTGAGCTTGGAGCTATTTTGTGGGTTCTTACACTTCCCGGTGAAAAGGGAACAGAGTATCGTCATAAACTAGGGATGGGAAAACCCTATGGTATGGGTACTGTTAAAATAGAATCTGAACTTTACAAAACACAAAGGACTGAAAGATATCAGAAGTTATTTGAAAAAGACTCGTGGTTTGAAGCTGTAAAAAAGGTACCCAATGAATCAAGGAACAGTTTAATTAAAACTTTTGAAAAATACGTATTGAATCAGATTGATGAAGAAGAAAATCAGCTTAACAAAGTTGAGAGGATAAAAATGCTTCTTAAGATGATGGAATGGATGGGGCCTAACACTGATTTAACAAAGTATCTTCAGATCAATCCCGTTAATGAATATAAAAAACGCCCAGTGTTACCTGACCCATTAAATATCAGTCCACTTCAAAATAGGCGGATTTAA
- a CDS encoding HNH endonuclease, whose translation MSPQFKAHTCQHCRGKSKNSRLHCHHIVFISNQGTDSPEKLITLCGNCPKTLHNGEFKLSGSRSKTKHTTEILRKQIKNKTYN comes from the coding sequence ATGTCGCCTCAGTTTAAGGCTCATACCTGCCAGCACTGCAGGGGAAAATCAAAGAATTCCCGGCTGCATTGCCACCATATCGTTTTCATATCAAACCAGGGAACAGATTCACCAGAAAAACTGATAACGCTCTGTGGAAACTGTCCCAAAACCCTGCACAATGGGGAATTCAAACTCTCAGGAAGCAGATCAAAAACAAAACATACAACTGAAATTCTCAGGAAGCAGATCAAAAACAAAACATACAACTGA
- the crn3 gene encoding CRISPR-associated ring nuclease Crn3/Csx3: MKNVIFTIKEDNEYTLVSFEIPDILTPEDLSTISPPTVNGAKGVVLSGRGPIWLYCFLTHFYHPTKFIATYDPRLEGAVIVERHSPDYKVGSIFKC; this comes from the coding sequence ATGAAAAATGTAATTTTTACAATAAAAGAAGACAACGAATACACTCTTGTCTCATTTGAAATACCTGATATCCTCACTCCTGAAGACCTATCAACAATTTCTCCTCCAACAGTTAACGGAGCAAAAGGTGTAGTCCTTAGCGGAAGAGGCCCCATCTGGCTCTACTGTTTCCTGACCCACTTCTACCACCCCACAAAGTTCATAGCCACATATGACCCAAGGCTGGAAGGAGCTGTAATTGTGGAAAGACATTCCCCCGATTATAAAGTTGGTTCTATTTTTAAATGTTGA